Proteins encoded within one genomic window of Candidatus Binatia bacterium:
- a CDS encoding ABC transporter ATP-binding protein — MAEVRLERVTKVYPGGHRAVAGVDLAVHDGELLVVVGPSGCGKSTLLRLVAGLEFPTEGRVFVGGEDVTELPPQKRDVAMVFQNYALYPHKTVRENLAFPLRVRGVARDQIDRRVWQVAQMLGLSALLDRRPAQLSGGQRQRVALGRAIVRRPKAFLLDEPLSNLDARLRVETRAELARIRRRLGVTMLYVTHDQEEAMTLGDRIAVMNEGRFEQVAPPLEIYRRPGTLYVARFVGSPSMNVYPAHALAGAEKVAVDTGFFRVFLPRPKVSGRLLLGIRPEDVKLVAAGERDAVGVVEIVQPLGASDVVHLALEGPGESKMTAVCPAEEAPRPGDRVGLRFPPDRVHLFDAETGLRIPDA; from the coding sequence GTGGCCGAGGTTCGTCTCGAGCGTGTCACGAAAGTCTATCCCGGGGGTCACCGGGCGGTCGCGGGCGTGGACCTCGCGGTGCACGACGGCGAACTTCTGGTCGTGGTGGGCCCTTCGGGATGCGGGAAGTCCACGCTCCTGCGTCTGGTGGCGGGGCTCGAATTCCCGACCGAAGGCCGTGTCTTCGTCGGCGGCGAGGACGTCACGGAGCTTCCTCCGCAGAAACGCGACGTCGCCATGGTTTTCCAGAACTACGCCCTCTACCCGCACAAGACCGTCCGGGAGAATCTCGCTTTTCCGCTGCGGGTGCGTGGGGTGGCGAGGGACCAGATCGACCGACGAGTCTGGCAGGTCGCACAGATGCTCGGCCTTTCCGCGCTCCTCGATCGACGTCCCGCCCAACTCTCGGGTGGGCAGAGGCAACGGGTCGCGCTCGGGCGTGCCATCGTCCGGAGGCCGAAGGCATTCCTGCTCGACGAGCCGCTCTCGAATCTCGACGCGCGATTGCGCGTCGAAACCCGGGCGGAGCTCGCGCGGATTCGCCGGAGGCTCGGGGTCACGATGCTCTACGTGACGCACGACCAGGAAGAAGCCATGACCCTCGGAGACAGGATCGCGGTCATGAACGAGGGCCGCTTCGAGCAGGTGGCCCCTCCGCTCGAGATCTATCGGAGGCCGGGTACGCTCTACGTGGCGCGCTTCGTGGGTTCGCCTTCCATGAACGTCTACCCGGCCCATGCGCTCGCCGGAGCCGAGAAGGTGGCGGTGGACACGGGGTTTTTCCGCGTTTTCCTCCCCCGCCCGAAAGTTTCGGGCCGTCTCCTGCTCGGCATCCGCCCCGAGGACGTGAAGCTCGTCGCTGCGGGCGAACGGGATGCCGTGGGGGTCGTCGAGATCGTGCAGCCTCTCGGTGCGTCCGACGTCGTCCACCTCGCCCTCGAAGGGCCTGGCGAATCGAAGATGACGGCGGTGTGCCCCGCCGAGGAAGCTCCCCGGCCCGGAGACCGCGTCGGCCTCCGGTTTCCGCCCGACCGGGTCCACCTGTTCGACGCGGAGACGGGTCTTCGCATCCCGGACGCGTAG
- a CDS encoding ABC transporter permease: MRSRGPKALGVAAGLVFLLFPFLWMTVASFTPERQLLGAEFFRPRGFVLEHYRALFAERGFGRAIRNSLIVAGTTTLFCVVLGSLCAYALARFRFRGRSLVLGFVLAATMFPQISIVSPLYLLLRALGLVDTYPGLVLPYLTFAMPLTVWLLVGFFRELPPELEEAALVDGAGRLRALAEVVFPISLPAVAATSILTFLYCWNEFLFALSFTLGPERQTVPVAVALFRGQYRVPWGQILAASVVTTLPVVALVLAFQRRIVRGLVSGALKG; the protein is encoded by the coding sequence GTGAGGTCCCGCGGTCCGAAGGCCCTGGGAGTCGCCGCCGGGCTCGTCTTTCTCCTCTTTCCTTTTCTCTGGATGACCGTGGCTTCTTTCACGCCCGAACGGCAGCTTCTCGGAGCCGAGTTTTTCCGACCTCGCGGGTTCGTTCTGGAGCACTACCGGGCGCTTTTCGCGGAGCGTGGATTCGGGCGTGCCATCCGGAACTCCCTGATCGTGGCCGGGACGACGACGCTCTTTTGCGTCGTCCTCGGCTCGCTCTGCGCTTATGCGCTCGCCCGGTTTCGCTTTCGGGGCCGGAGCCTCGTTCTCGGGTTCGTTCTCGCTGCGACGATGTTTCCCCAGATCTCGATCGTTTCCCCCCTGTACCTCCTGCTGCGTGCGCTGGGTCTCGTGGACACCTACCCGGGGCTCGTTCTTCCCTACCTCACGTTCGCGATGCCGCTCACCGTGTGGCTGCTCGTCGGCTTTTTCCGCGAGCTTCCGCCGGAGCTCGAAGAGGCGGCACTGGTGGACGGAGCCGGCAGGTTGCGAGCGCTCGCGGAGGTCGTCTTTCCGATCTCGCTGCCTGCCGTCGCCGCGACCTCGATTCTCACGTTCCTCTACTGCTGGAACGAGTTTCTCTTCGCGCTGTCCTTCACCCTGGGCCCGGAGCGCCAGACCGTGCCCGTGGCCGTGGCGCTGTTCCGCGGGCAGTACCGGGTTCCGTGGGGGCAGATTCTGGCGGCCTCGGTCGTCACGACGCTGCCGGTCGTGGCACTGGTGCTCGCGTTCCAGAGGCGGATCGTTCGGGGGCTCGTTTCGGGCGCACTGAAAGGGTGA